AGATTTTAATTTTGCACAAGGCGAATTGTTGTTGATCGACAAACCGCTCACCTGGACAAGCTTCGACGTTGTCGGAAAATTACGAAACAGCTTAAAGCCGCTAAAATTAAAAGTTGGGCATGCCGGAACACTAGATCCATTAGCGACAGGCTTGTTGATTGTTTGTACTGGAAAAATGACCAAACAAATTGACACTTTTCAAGCTGAGGATAAGGAATATATCGGTACCGTTACTATTGGAGCGACCACACCGTCGTATGACCTTGAAACCGAAATTGAAAACACTTCCGATATCAGCCACATCAGCGAACAGCAAGTTCATGAAGTTGCAGCGACTTTTCTTGGCGAACAGGAACAGTATCCGCCGGCACACTCCGCAATTAAGATAGGTGGAGAGCGCGTTTATGAGAAAGCTCGTCGTGGCGAAGAAGTTGAACTGAAAGCTAGAAAGGTAAATATCTCCGCATTTGAAATTGTAGATGTGGAGTTCCCCATCGTACATTTTAGGATAAGATGCAGCAAGGGCACATACATCCGATCCATAGCTAATGACTTTGGGGTGAAACTAGGTGTTGGAGCTCATCTATCTAGTCTTCGAAGAACAAAAAGTGGAGACTTTGATGTTAA
The DNA window shown above is from Sphingobacterium hotanense and carries:
- the truB gene encoding tRNA pseudouridine(55) synthase TruB, which produces MENTSKLKEHTDFNFAQGELLLIDKPLTWTSFDVVGKLRNSLKPLKLKVGHAGTLDPLATGLLIVCTGKMTKQIDTFQAEDKEYIGTVTIGATTPSYDLETEIENTSDISHISEQQVHEVAATFLGEQEQYPPAHSAIKIGGERVYEKARRGEEVELKARKVNISAFEIVDVEFPIVHFRIRCSKGTYIRSIANDFGVKLGVGAHLSSLRRTKSGDFDVNNAWELTELIAIIQKNKSLELHK